In Phoenix dactylifera cultivar Barhee BC4 unplaced genomic scaffold, palm_55x_up_171113_PBpolish2nd_filt_p 000146F, whole genome shotgun sequence, one DNA window encodes the following:
- the LOC103705596 gene encoding calmodulin binding protein PICBP, protein MVQRKAPYRLGSQTKSKKVPVKHERNPSCYQLQDSRNKGGGDTKKKVKSTKISDLESEQVQFDQPTMHKWSSAIKISDQLPNYMKPTSSSDARKEQVKVTSHSPGTSDRIRSPRNLSNLNYSKLSTSSSSPDGSGLKHVKVLKRKPSVRQVRPWMKKSLGIALCPKLNANRATCSSTLKDSKFPKALDLNPGGTEAEGTSVMKVCPYKYCSLNGHRHESLPPLKCFLLSRRKLIKTQKSMKLKGVSPFRKKDPGKDEKEAGTGQAVNSRAPSALEILMEEVANDFFVKIYAKPQKQILESVNCNETCLQVKDDTENPEVLDNLELSKNDGEGAESKEDDGRNVADEIHENNSVICLEDDIDQKTDLSIEDMDVMTIFLEYVNCDQQDEDDEGNSTSLVQKDDAELSLECQVADGLVEDSEDLADGVIKVPAEASEMDLEEDADQFPDNKTDYSEYTDGLGPQFGHLFEDNDIGNGLSLGAEITSVACEIAEADVGSPCVAYEQFAECGHTTASEGISSDRDDVYSDEGKESSAINSASCDDNIQDQSTGSLISKPVEAKLLKENDLGDPPHSKENNSSMSFLGYLEDSKGPEEGRETKPNFPGQDGEGEGSEPINLEARTILDDGSAEQTMLSDGTNEEETMNGEVEDASSLSKVHLSDSNDGSTGRENDAAEVDHNQAEIETKVCEYDDTSEETSILVKIHISFNDLPDEVDTGNKREKSEKDHQEEVNETDDVVQIKDNLEICLTSSKEGPEEDKIINTVAAFSSQDPTEACGRQKPKISIVRKRRTDEEEQMKEFNPRAPNFLPVEPDPEAEQVDLRHQEMDERKNAEEWMIDHALQQTVTKLSSARKRKVALLVEAFETVIPTPMCEQAVQHDGQGFDHTRPIQACS, encoded by the coding sequence ATGGTCCAAAGAAAAGCACCTTACAGGCTTGGTTCTCAAACCAAATCAAAGAAGGTGCCTGTTAAACATGAGAGGAATCCATCTTGTTATCAGCTGCAAGATTCAAGAAACAAGGGAGGAGGTGATACCAAGAAGAAGGTGAAATCCACCAAGATCTCAGACTTAGAAAGTGAGCAGGTCCAGTTCGACCAGCCTACCATGCACAAGTGGTCATCTGCCATCAAGATATCAGATCAGCTGCCAAATTATATGAAGCCCACAAGCAGTTCAGATGCAAGGAAGGAGCAAGTCAAGGTAACTAGCCATTCCCCAGGCACCAGTGATAGGATTAGAAGCCCAAGAAATTTGAGTAATTTGAATTACTCAAAGCTctccacttcttcttcttctcctgatGGCTCTGGCCTTAAACATGTGAAAGTATTGAAAAGGAAACCTAGTGTGAGACAAGTAAGgccttggatgaagaagagccTAGGAATTGCTCTTTGTCCCAAGCTAAACGCGAACAGGGCCACCTGCTCATCAACTCTTAAGGATTCGAAGTTTCCGAAGGCTTTGGACCTCAATCCGGGAGGGACCGAAGCCGAAGGGACTTCGGTCATGAAGGTTTGTCCTTACAAATATTGCTCTCTGAATGGTCATAGACATGAGTCTCTGCCTCCTCTGAAATGCTTCTTGTTATCAAGGAGGAAGCTGATCAAAACCCAAAAGAGTATGAAGCTAAAAGGGGTGTCTCCATTCAGAAAGAAAGATCCAGGGAAGGATGAAAAGGAGGCAGGCACAGGACAAGCAGTAAATAGTAGGGCCCCATCTGCTTTGGAGATTCTTATGGAAGAAGTAGCCAATGATTTCTTTGTGAAGATCTATGCCAAACCACAAAAACAGATTTTAGAATCAGTTAATTGTAATGAAACATGCCTCCAAGTGAAGGATGACACCGAAAATCCAGAAGTTCTGGATAACTTAGAACTCTCTAAAAATGATGGGGAGGGTGCCGAGAGCAAAGAGGACGATGGACGGAATGTtgcagatgagatccatgaaaaTAATTCAGTTATTTGCTTGGAAGATGATATTGACCAGAAGACTGACCTTTCAATTGAAGACATGGATGTCATGACGATTTTTCTTGAGTATGTAAATTGtgatcagcaagatgaagatgaCGAAGGGAACTCCACTAGCTTGGTTCAAAAAGATGATGCAGAATTGAGTTTAGAATGCCAAGTTGCGGATGGATTGGTCGAAGACAGTGAAGATCTTGCAGATGGTGTAATCAAGGTACCTGCTGAGGCCAGTGAAATGGATTTGGAAGAGGATGCAGACCAATTCCCTGACAATAAGACCGATTACTCTGAGTACACTGATGGTCTAGGTCCACAATTTGGACATTTGTTCGAAGATAATGATATCGGTAATGGGCTCTCTCTTGGTGCAGAGATTACTTCAGTCGCATGTGAAATAGCTGAAGCTGATGTAGGGTCACCTTGTGTAGCATATGAACAATTTGCTGAGTGTGGTCATACCACAGCTTCTGAAGGCATTAGTTCTGACAGAGATGATGTCTACTCTGATGAGGGAAAAGAAAGTTCTGCAATTAATTCTGCGAGCTGTGATGACAATATTCAAGATCAGAGTACTGGATCTCTAATTTCCAAACCAGTTGAAGCTAAATTGTTGAAGGAAAATGATCTAGGTGACCCTCCTCATAGCAAAGAGAACAACTCCAGCATGAGCTTTCTGGGTTATTTAGAGGACTCCAAGGGACCAGAAGAAGGCAGAGAAACGAAACCCAACTTTCCCGGACAGGATGGTGAAGGTGAAGGATCTGAACCAATAAATCTGGAAGCAAGAACTATCTTAGACGATGGAAGTGCAGAACAAACAATGCTCAGTGATGGCACTAATGAAGAGGAAACCATGAATGGAGAAGTTGAAGATGCCAGTTCCTTGTCCAAAGTCCACCTTTCTGATTCTAATGATGGATCCACTGGAAGGGAAAATGATGCTGCAGAGGTTGATCACAACCAAGCAGAAATCGAGACCAAAGTCTGCGAATATGATGATACATCTGAAGAAACAAGCATTCTTGTAAAAATCCATATTTCTTTTAACGATCTACCAGATGAGGTTGACACAGGCAACAAGAGGGAGAAGTCAGAAAAAGATCATCAGGAGGAAGTCAATGAAACAGATGATGTAGTGCAAATTAAGGATAATTTGGAGATTTGTTTAACATCTAGCAAAGAAGGCCCAGAAGAAGATAAGATCATCAATACTGTAGCAGCATTCTCCAGCCAAGATCCTACTGAGGCTTGTGGTAGGCAAAAGCCAAAAATAAGCATAGTGAGAAAGAGAAGAACTGACGAAGAAGAACAAATGAAAGAATTTAACCCACGAGCGCCAAACTTCCTCCCAGTTGAACCTGATCCAGAAGCAGAACAGGTTGATCTCAGGCATCAGGAGATGGATGAAAGAAAGAATGCAGAGGAATGGATGATAGACCATGCACTCCAGCAGACAGTAACAAAATTGTCTTCAGCTCGGAAGAGGAAAGTAGCACTACTTGTGGAAGCTTTCGAGACTGTAATTCCAACGCCTATGTGCGAACAAGCAGTGCAACATGATGGTCAAGGCTTCGATCATACGAGGCCTATACAAGCATGCAGTTAA